In Streptomyces sp. SLBN-118, the following are encoded in one genomic region:
- a CDS encoding DoxX family protein, whose amino-acid sequence MTHTYRTTAGYGSVDGGRGGWRERASRYALVPLRIFLGVTFIYAGIDKLTDSQFMAAGGSGSIGDLMRSVRDTAAVPALVDLALKSPVGFGYAIAFGELAVGIGILVGLLARLAALGGALISLSLWLTVSWQSEPYYYGNDLPYMFCWVPLVLAGAPYWSLDALIRRRRQGSAASESWR is encoded by the coding sequence ATGACACACACATATCGGACGACGGCCGGCTACGGATCGGTCGACGGCGGGCGCGGCGGCTGGAGGGAGCGGGCGAGCCGTTACGCCCTTGTGCCGCTGCGGATCTTCCTCGGCGTGACCTTTATCTATGCGGGCATCGACAAACTCACCGACAGCCAGTTCATGGCGGCCGGCGGCAGCGGCTCCATCGGAGATCTGATGCGCAGCGTGCGCGACACCGCCGCCGTGCCCGCCCTGGTCGATCTTGCGCTCAAGAGCCCGGTGGGCTTCGGCTATGCGATCGCCTTCGGCGAGCTCGCCGTCGGCATCGGCATCCTGGTCGGGCTGCTGGCCCGGCTCGCCGCGCTCGGCGGTGCGCTCATCTCGCTGAGCCTGTGGCTGACCGTGAGCTGGCAGAGCGAGCCGTACTACTACGGCAATGATCTCCCGTACATGTTTTGCTGGGTGCCTCTCGTGCTGGCCGGGGCGCCCTACTGGTCACTGGATGCCCTGATCAGGCGCCGACGTCAGGGAAGTGCCGCGTCAGAGTCCTGGCGCTGA
- a CDS encoding class II aldolase/adducin family protein: MTETPPPIPVEQLRFAMPPVHESVVDERAYRKERLAGALRLFWRFGYEDGVSGHITARDPEFTDCFWVNPFGMPFAQVTAGDLILVNAGGQVVAGRHHVNQAAFAVHAQVHRARPDVVAVAHTHSVYGRALSALGELIEPITQEACGFYEDHALVDSYTGVIVDEDEGRRIADALGAYKAVVLRNHGLLTVGDSVDAAAWWFISMERCAQVQLAARSAGKPVLIEHRDAVATRDQLGSDLVAWINYQPLWRQISKEEPGLLQ, encoded by the coding sequence ATGACCGAGACGCCCCCGCCCATCCCCGTCGAGCAACTGCGCTTCGCCATGCCGCCGGTGCACGAGTCCGTGGTGGACGAGCGGGCGTACCGCAAGGAGCGGCTCGCCGGGGCGCTGCGGCTCTTCTGGCGGTTCGGTTACGAGGACGGGGTGTCCGGCCACATCACCGCGCGGGACCCGGAGTTCACCGACTGCTTCTGGGTCAACCCCTTCGGTATGCCGTTCGCGCAGGTCACGGCCGGTGATCTGATCCTGGTGAACGCCGGGGGCCAAGTCGTCGCCGGGCGCCACCACGTCAACCAGGCCGCTTTCGCCGTGCATGCGCAGGTGCACCGCGCCCGGCCGGATGTCGTCGCTGTGGCACACACCCACTCCGTGTACGGCCGGGCGCTGTCCGCCCTCGGTGAGCTGATCGAGCCGATCACCCAGGAAGCCTGCGGTTTCTACGAGGACCACGCCCTGGTCGACTCGTACACCGGTGTGATCGTGGACGAGGACGAGGGCCGCCGGATCGCGGACGCCCTCGGTGCGTACAAGGCCGTCGTCCTGCGCAACCACGGGCTGCTCACGGTCGGCGACTCGGTCGACGCGGCGGCCTGGTGGTTCATCTCCATGGAGCGCTGCGCGCAGGTGCAGCTCGCGGCCCGGTCGGCGGGCAAGCCCGTGCTGATCGAGCACCGTGACGCGGTGGCCACGCGCGATCAGCTCGGCAGTGATCTGGTCGCGTGGATCAACTACCAGCCCCTGTGGCGGCAGATCAGCAAGGAGGAGCCGGGGCTGCTTCAGTAG
- a CDS encoding cupin domain-containing protein: MTDTTSPLVPLLGLEPHVEGGWFRETWKTTGSTTPPGYPGPRAYATGIYFLLHPGESSRRHRVRSDELWLWHRGGPLRLHFGGTDEKPSETKTLTLGPSVESGEQPQLLIPAGTWQAAEPAGDEPVLVTCVVAPGFHYDDFELEEPT; this comes from the coding sequence ATGACCGACACGACATCTCCGCTGGTCCCGCTCCTCGGCCTCGAACCGCACGTCGAGGGCGGCTGGTTCAGGGAGACCTGGAAGACGACGGGCTCGACGACCCCGCCCGGTTACCCCGGCCCGCGGGCGTACGCCACCGGGATCTACTTCCTGCTGCACCCCGGCGAGAGTTCGCGCCGGCACCGCGTACGCTCCGACGAACTCTGGCTCTGGCACCGCGGCGGCCCACTGCGCCTCCACTTCGGCGGCACGGACGAGAAGCCGTCCGAGACGAAGACGCTGACTCTGGGTCCGTCGGTGGAGTCGGGTGAACAGCCCCAGCTCCTGATCCCGGCCGGGACCTGGCAGGCGGCGGAACCCGCGGGCGACGAGCCGGTCCTGGTGACCTGCGTCGTGGCGCCGGGCTTCCACTACGACGACTTCGAGCTGGAGGAGCCGACGTAG
- a CDS encoding Uma2 family endonuclease has translation MTAEIAHPWPVPPQDGYTVDDLLTMPDLPPHTELIDGSLVFVSPQRDFHSIVIDLLVSSLRRTAPPELRIRREMTVVIDKRNGPEPDIAVVRAAAARSRSQTYFEVRDVLLAVEVVSPESEARDQDTKPHKYANAGIPHFWRVEMAGTDEHPVVHVFELDKEARSYRPSGVFHDHLKLSVPFTIDIDLAEIDNL, from the coding sequence ATGACCGCTGAGATCGCGCACCCCTGGCCGGTGCCGCCGCAGGACGGTTACACCGTGGACGACCTGCTGACGATGCCCGACCTCCCGCCGCACACAGAGCTGATCGACGGGAGCCTGGTCTTCGTGAGCCCGCAGCGGGATTTCCACAGCATCGTGATCGACCTGCTGGTGAGCAGCCTGCGTCGCACCGCGCCGCCTGAGCTGAGAATCCGGCGCGAGATGACGGTGGTGATCGACAAGCGAAATGGCCCGGAGCCGGACATCGCTGTGGTGCGCGCCGCGGCCGCAAGGAGCCGAAGCCAGACCTATTTCGAGGTCAGAGACGTGTTGCTCGCCGTCGAGGTGGTCTCTCCGGAGTCCGAGGCCCGTGACCAGGACACCAAGCCGCACAAGTACGCCAACGCGGGTATCCCGCACTTTTGGCGGGTCGAGATGGCCGGCACGGACGAACACCCGGTCGTCCACGTCTTCGAACTCGACAAAGAGGCGCGGTCCTACCGTCCGAGCGGCGTGTTCCACGACCACCTCAAGCTCTCCGTCCCCTTCACCATCGACATCGACCTCGCCGAGATCGACAACCTGTAG
- the guaA gene encoding glutamine-hydrolyzing GMP synthase, with translation MSSASPAAAPDHSNPDVVLVVDFGAQYAQLIARRVREARVYSEIVPSTMPVAEMLAKNPKAIILSGGPSSVYAEGAPRLDRAIFEAGVPVFGMCYGFQLMATTLGGTVDNTGAREYGRTPLHVSKTGSTLFEGTPAEQSVWMSHGDACSAAPEGFTVTASTDVVPVAAFENDEKRLYGVQHHPEVMHSTYGQQVLEHFLYRGAGIEPTWTTGNVIDEQVAAIREQVGTKRAICGLSGGVDSAVAAALVQKAIGSQLTCVYVDHGLMRKGETEQVEKDFVAATGVQLKVVDAQERFLTALAGVSDPEEKRKIIGREFIRVFEQAQAEIIAEAEHGEDVAFLVQGTLYPDVVESGGGTGTANIKSHHNVGGLPEDLEFELVEPLRKLFKDEVRMVGQELGLPEEIVQRQPFPGPGLGIRIVGEVTRDRLDLLREADAIAREELTAAGLDRDIWQCPVVLLADVRSVGVQGDGRTYGHPIVLRPVSSEDAMTADWTRMPYDVLAKISTRITNEVADVNRVVLDVTSKPPGTIEWE, from the coding sequence GTGTCCTCAGCGTCCCCCGCTGCCGCGCCAGATCACTCCAACCCGGACGTAGTCCTCGTTGTCGACTTCGGCGCGCAGTACGCCCAGCTCATCGCCCGCCGCGTCCGCGAGGCCCGGGTCTACAGCGAGATCGTCCCGTCGACGATGCCCGTGGCCGAGATGCTGGCCAAGAACCCCAAGGCGATCATCCTCTCCGGCGGCCCGTCCTCGGTGTACGCGGAAGGTGCTCCCCGGCTGGACCGCGCGATCTTCGAGGCCGGGGTCCCCGTTTTCGGCATGTGCTACGGCTTCCAGCTGATGGCGACGACGCTCGGCGGGACCGTCGACAACACCGGTGCGCGTGAGTACGGCCGTACGCCGCTGCATGTCTCCAAGACCGGCTCGACCCTCTTCGAGGGCACCCCGGCCGAGCAGTCCGTGTGGATGTCACACGGCGACGCCTGCTCCGCCGCGCCCGAGGGCTTCACCGTCACCGCGTCCACGGACGTCGTGCCGGTCGCGGCCTTCGAGAACGACGAGAAGAGGCTGTACGGAGTCCAGCACCACCCCGAGGTGATGCACTCGACGTATGGCCAGCAGGTACTCGAGCACTTCCTCTACCGCGGCGCCGGCATCGAGCCGACGTGGACCACCGGCAACGTCATCGACGAGCAGGTCGCAGCCATCCGCGAGCAGGTCGGCACGAAGCGCGCGATCTGCGGTCTCTCGGGCGGCGTGGACTCCGCGGTCGCCGCGGCCCTCGTACAGAAGGCCATCGGCTCCCAGCTCACCTGCGTGTACGTCGACCACGGTCTGATGCGCAAGGGCGAGACCGAGCAGGTCGAGAAGGACTTCGTCGCGGCCACCGGCGTCCAGCTGAAGGTCGTCGACGCGCAGGAGCGGTTCCTTACCGCGCTGGCAGGGGTCTCCGATCCCGAGGAGAAGCGGAAGATCATCGGCCGCGAGTTCATCCGCGTCTTCGAGCAGGCCCAGGCCGAGATCATCGCCGAGGCCGAGCACGGCGAGGACGTCGCCTTCCTCGTGCAGGGCACGCTCTACCCGGACGTCGTCGAGTCCGGCGGCGGCACCGGCACCGCCAACATCAAGTCGCACCACAATGTCGGAGGCCTTCCCGAGGACCTCGAGTTCGAGCTCGTCGAGCCGCTGCGCAAGCTGTTCAAGGACGAGGTCCGGATGGTCGGCCAGGAGCTCGGCCTGCCGGAGGAGATCGTCCAGCGCCAGCCCTTCCCGGGCCCCGGCCTCGGTATCCGTATCGTCGGCGAGGTCACCAGGGATCGCCTGGACCTGCTGCGCGAGGCGGACGCGATCGCCCGCGAGGAGCTGACCGCGGCCGGCCTGGACCGTGACATCTGGCAGTGCCCGGTCGTGCTGCTCGCGGACGTGCGCAGCGTCGGTGTCCAGGGTGACGGCCGCACCTACGGTCACCCGATCGTGCTGCGGCCAGTCTCGTCCGAGGATGCCATGACGGCGGACTGGACTCGGATGCCGTACGACGTGCTGGCGAAGATCTCGACGCGGATCACCAACGAGGTCGCGGACGTCAACCGCGTAGTGCTGGACGTAACCAGCAAGCCGCCGGGCACCATCGAGTGGGAGTAA
- a CDS encoding chorismate mutase, with translation MTVTEQPVTERTGARTEEAAALIGDARERIDALDDRIIGLVQERMAVSAVIQKARISSGGRRVNLSREMEVLSHFSDALGKPGTALAMTLLELCRGRI, from the coding sequence ATGACCGTCACCGAGCAGCCCGTCACCGAGCGGACCGGCGCCCGCACCGAGGAGGCGGCAGCGCTCATCGGCGACGCCCGCGAGCGCATCGACGCACTCGACGACCGGATCATCGGCCTCGTACAGGAACGGATGGCGGTCTCGGCCGTCATCCAGAAGGCCCGGATCTCCTCCGGCGGCCGCCGCGTGAATCTGTCGCGGGAAATGGAGGTTCTCAGCCATTTCAGCGACGCGCTCGGAAAGCCCGGAACGGCGCTCGCGATGACGCTCCTGGAGCTGTGCAGGGGGCGGATCTGA
- a CDS encoding cytochrome b/b6 domain-containing protein has protein sequence MTFVIRAGLQIFADHPRLYWTRHSTPGKEWFRAQKPVPADPLWTAKKDSISLPGQVGLPGIRHSIGLARWWHLGISTLWVLNGLVFYVLLFMTGQWRLLVPTSWAVFPHAASVLIQYLSLNWPTETAWASYNGPQQIVYFITVFVAAPAALATGLGMSPALSTRFKRISKVLSIQNARSLHFLVLLWLLLFIVIHVTLVFTTGLFRNLNYVYAARGGHGWARFGIFAASMVVVIVLPRCLLPTSRGQTRRQTRTRRRDAQTRHRHLAVLHDNSPYRDLGPDHFTRRDPERAMRRMLREANSLGLTIRFEPITA, from the coding sequence ATGACGTTCGTCATCCGTGCTGGGCTGCAAATTTTCGCTGATCACCCTCGGCTGTACTGGACGCGGCACAGCACCCCGGGAAAGGAGTGGTTCCGCGCGCAAAAACCGGTTCCCGCAGACCCCCTGTGGACCGCTAAGAAAGACTCCATCAGTCTGCCGGGCCAGGTCGGGCTGCCCGGAATCCGGCACTCCATCGGGCTGGCCCGGTGGTGGCACCTGGGCATCAGCACGCTATGGGTGCTCAACGGCCTGGTCTTCTACGTCCTGCTGTTCATGACCGGTCAGTGGCGGCTGTTGGTGCCAACAAGCTGGGCCGTCTTCCCTCATGCCGCGTCGGTGCTGATCCAGTATTTGTCGTTGAACTGGCCGACCGAGACCGCATGGGCCAGTTACAACGGCCCTCAGCAGATCGTCTACTTCATCACGGTCTTCGTCGCGGCCCCGGCCGCGCTCGCCACCGGTCTGGGTATGTCCCCAGCACTGTCCACCCGCTTCAAACGGATCAGCAAGGTACTCAGCATCCAAAACGCGCGATCGCTGCACTTCCTCGTGCTGCTGTGGTTGCTGCTCTTCATCGTCATCCACGTGACCCTGGTGTTCACCACCGGACTGTTCCGCAACCTCAACTACGTCTATGCCGCGCGAGGCGGTCATGGCTGGGCCCGCTTCGGGATCTTTGCAGCATCCATGGTGGTCGTCATTGTCCTACCTCGGTGTCTTCTTCCGACGTCTCGCGGCCAGACGCGGCGGCAAACGCGCACTCGTCGCCGTGATGCACAAACTCGCCATCGCCATCTGGCCGTCCTGCACGACAACAGCCCCTATCGTGACCTCGGCCCCGACCACTTCACCCGCCGCGATCCCGAACGTGCCATGCGCCGCATGCTCAGGGAAGCCAACAGCCTCGGCCTGACCATTCGCTTCGAACCCATCACTGCCTGA
- a CDS encoding ricin-type beta-trefoil lectin domain protein, translated as MTTNPRHRTSTALLTVCGLMIALLMGTATAAHADDYSQFLSETQSAYNQCIGTQKTDGSIRCNFVGTRSYRYTRTNAQQATPDGYNCASTTSEMQKWYTDTTATTNSVTITGTVTSTVIPDVLEAGISVAYGYSVTDSHSDTTTLTIKIPPSYVGWIEHDVPMVHVEGYYVVHGNSEIDALMFQQYHRHLGRTADGGFLVFTNTVVDGEDANHTSPDQFTFKDRPMTFEELHDRCGKPINKEGKITLQSKGTGRCLDSNFNGDVYASPCSSWVNPHQRWDVFTYADGGTRRYLRNAATGRCLDSNAWGSVYTMPCQLGNGYQYWMRGGDSSLLDNTYRDAQTGLTLDGDSNGNIYTLAFNGWANQVWHGWWVN; from the coding sequence ATGACGACCAACCCACGGCATCGAACATCCACAGCACTCCTGACAGTGTGCGGCCTCATGATCGCGCTCTTGATGGGGACCGCAACGGCGGCGCACGCCGACGATTATTCGCAATTCTTGTCCGAAACCCAGTCTGCCTACAACCAGTGCATCGGTACGCAAAAAACGGATGGGAGCATCCGGTGCAACTTCGTCGGGACCCGTTCATATCGGTACACGCGAACCAACGCCCAACAGGCCACCCCCGACGGCTACAACTGCGCCTCCACCACCTCGGAAATGCAAAAGTGGTACACGGACACAACGGCGACGACCAACTCGGTCACGATTACGGGGACGGTCACATCCACGGTCATCCCTGACGTTCTTGAGGCGGGTATCAGTGTTGCATATGGCTACAGTGTGACAGATAGCCACTCCGACACCACGACACTGACGATCAAAATACCGCCGAGCTACGTCGGCTGGATCGAGCACGATGTCCCGATGGTCCATGTGGAGGGGTACTACGTAGTACATGGGAATTCCGAAATCGATGCCCTCATGTTTCAGCAGTACCATCGACATCTGGGGCGGACGGCTGACGGAGGCTTTCTTGTTTTCACCAATACCGTAGTTGACGGGGAAGACGCCAACCACACCAGCCCAGACCAGTTCACATTTAAGGACCGGCCTATGACCTTCGAGGAGTTGCACGATAGATGCGGGAAGCCGATCAACAAGGAAGGGAAGATAACGCTCCAAAGCAAAGGGACCGGTCGCTGCCTGGACAGCAACTTCAATGGTGACGTCTATGCCTCCCCGTGCAGTAGTTGGGTCAACCCCCATCAGCGGTGGGATGTCTTCACTTACGCCGACGGCGGGACTAGACGCTATCTCCGTAATGCGGCGACGGGTCGGTGCCTGGACAGCAACGCCTGGGGAAGCGTCTACACAATGCCGTGCCAGCTGGGCAACGGCTATCAGTACTGGATGCGGGGTGGTGATAGTAGCCTCCTCGACAATACTTATCGGGACGCCCAAACCGGTCTGACTCTGGACGGCGACTCGAACGGCAACATCTACACCCTGGCTTTCAACGGCTGGGCCAACCAGGTCTGGCACGGGTGGTGGGTCAACTGA
- a CDS encoding ISAs1 family transposase, producing MCRQSAAVCLVKSPTRQQRCTADLAVRLRTLSDPRHRRGVRHPFVSVLLVACSAVISGARSFAAIGQWAKNAPQETLARLGARTTSVFGVRLAPSGATIRRLVNRTCPGGLADLLGCDPADADSLAVDGKSARGSRTDDSPAAHLLAAITDTGQAVTQLRVPDKTNEITCFAALLEPYDLAGVVVTADALHTQRDHARYLGEKSAHYAFTVKRNQPNLYAQLKALPWKEARARFYDRSTGHGRLETRVVQVLTVTDLGVDFPHAAQVARIVRHRTDRKTGRRSRETVCVLTDLTSRQASPQRIAQLIRAQWVIENRLHFVRDVTFAEDASKIRTGHGPDNMAALRSFAINPLRAAGHTNIAAALRDMSYEPFTRPLDLLKIS from the coding sequence ATGTGCCGCCAGTCTGCCGCCGTCTGTCTGGTCAAGTCGCCCACCCGTCAGCAGCGGTGTACGGCCGATCTGGCGGTGCGGCTGCGTACGCTGTCCGATCCGCGCCATCGGCGCGGGGTGCGTCACCCGTTCGTGAGTGTGCTGTTGGTTGCCTGCTCGGCGGTGATCTCCGGGGCGCGTTCCTTCGCGGCGATCGGTCAGTGGGCGAAGAACGCCCCTCAGGAGACCCTGGCCCGGCTCGGCGCCCGCACCACGAGCGTGTTCGGCGTGCGGCTGGCGCCGAGCGGGGCGACCATCCGGCGTCTGGTCAACCGCACCTGCCCCGGAGGGCTTGCCGATCTGCTGGGATGTGATCCCGCGGACGCCGACTCGCTTGCTGTGGACGGCAAATCAGCGCGCGGTTCGCGTACTGACGACAGTCCGGCCGCCCACCTGCTGGCCGCGATCACCGACACCGGACAGGCGGTCACCCAACTGCGCGTTCCCGACAAGACAAATGAAATCACCTGCTTCGCCGCCCTGTTGGAGCCCTACGACCTGGCCGGCGTCGTCGTGACCGCCGATGCTCTGCACACCCAGCGCGATCACGCCCGCTACCTCGGCGAGAAGAGCGCGCATTACGCCTTCACCGTGAAGCGCAACCAGCCGAACCTGTATGCCCAGCTCAAGGCCCTGCCTTGGAAGGAAGCGAGAGCCAGGTTCTACGACCGCAGCACCGGTCACGGCCGGCTGGAAACCCGCGTCGTGCAGGTGTTGACCGTCACCGACCTGGGGGTCGACTTCCCGCACGCCGCCCAGGTCGCCAGGATCGTCCGCCACCGCACGGACCGGAAGACCGGCAGGCGCAGCCGCGAGACGGTCTGCGTGCTGACCGATCTGACCAGCCGCCAGGCGTCCCCGCAGCGCATCGCGCAGCTCATCCGTGCGCAATGGGTGATCGAGAACCGGCTCCACTTCGTTCGCGACGTCACTTTCGCCGAGGACGCCTCCAAGATCCGCACCGGGCACGGCCCCGACAACATGGCCGCCCTCCGCAGCTTCGCCATCAACCCTCTCCGCGCCGCGGGACACACCAACATCGCTGCCGCCCTCCGCGACATGTCCTACGAACCCTTCACCCGGCCCCTCGATCTCCTCAAGATCAGCTGA
- a CDS encoding ankyrin repeat domain-containing protein, with amino-acid sequence MTTALTDQLIRAIYERRTGRVEELLRTGASPSAASAVGETPVYLAAVSGEADIVRLLLDAGASPDEESRGPGSEGLPLCAAACWGYSAAVRELLSHGADPRLREDDGAGYTALLWAAAGGHHETARLLLEANADPDAGHLDRTPLMAAAEFGATGIVRDLLRHGADARRTDGQGHTALDLARAWCGKDIETELRKLAEARPNGTCEVSRSPRPDGTELIVLTSSDEASWDKGTGHAAIADLLAEYMPR; translated from the coding sequence GTGACCACAGCGCTGACCGATCAGCTCATCCGCGCCATCTACGAACGGCGAACGGGGCGGGTGGAAGAACTCCTGCGCACAGGGGCCTCCCCGTCCGCGGCGAGTGCCGTCGGCGAGACCCCCGTGTACCTGGCCGCGGTGTCGGGAGAGGCAGACATCGTGCGCCTGCTCCTGGACGCAGGCGCCTCACCCGACGAGGAGAGCCGGGGACCTGGGAGTGAAGGGCTGCCGCTGTGTGCGGCGGCCTGCTGGGGCTACAGCGCGGCGGTGCGTGAGCTGCTCTCCCACGGCGCGGATCCCCGTCTCAGGGAGGACGACGGCGCCGGCTACACCGCTCTGCTGTGGGCAGCCGCCGGTGGTCACCACGAGACCGCCCGGCTCCTGTTGGAAGCGAACGCCGACCCCGATGCCGGCCACCTCGACCGCACTCCCCTGATGGCCGCGGCCGAGTTCGGAGCGACAGGCATCGTGCGGGACCTGCTGCGCCATGGCGCCGACGCCCGCCGCACCGACGGACAGGGCCACACAGCGCTGGACCTGGCCCGCGCGTGGTGCGGCAAAGACATCGAGACGGAGCTGCGCAAGCTTGCGGAAGCCAGGCCGAACGGCACCTGCGAGGTCTCCCGCAGCCCCCGGCCCGACGGCACCGAGCTGATCGTGCTCACCAGCTCAGACGAGGCGTCCTGGGACAAGGGGACGGGGCACGCCGCCATCGCGGACCTGCTGGCGGAGTACATGCCCCGTTGA
- a CDS encoding LPXTG cell wall anchor domain-containing protein — MAVAAATAVIAPAAFLTAPAAYADDPSPTPTDTASSSPSETAGTPSETAGTPSETATAPAAAQSSTPAATPSTSAASSSAPATTPSPSATTPDEFPCDLNEEPKFDKSLQTSLSGLPSKIVAGSGYHEFKLNVSNKGESSYKRVDLGVFAAQIDEDTWNEVTGHLSLQYKDPESGKWTAISLDENDEGAGYLGYTDVKAKESFSIDLRLSVDKSAPAGFGYAISIGIYADDKGNCVFSDDESYYEFDILAAGAKPGDVDDAEPQEGGKKPLPSKKPAGNTEIQPQGNLASTGSNSMLPTVGIAGGIAIVAGAGVVFAMKRRRSGDAAA; from the coding sequence ATGGCCGTCGCTGCAGCGACCGCTGTCATAGCACCCGCCGCGTTCCTGACGGCTCCGGCCGCGTACGCGGACGACCCGTCTCCGACGCCGACCGACACGGCGAGCAGTTCGCCGTCGGAGACGGCCGGCACCCCCTCGGAGACGGCGGGCACTCCCTCGGAGACGGCGACCGCGCCGGCCGCGGCCCAGAGCAGCACCCCGGCGGCCACCCCGAGCACCTCGGCGGCCTCGTCTTCCGCTCCGGCCACCACGCCGAGCCCGTCCGCCACGACGCCGGACGAGTTCCCCTGTGACCTGAACGAAGAGCCGAAGTTCGACAAGAGCCTGCAGACCAGCCTCTCCGGTCTGCCGTCGAAGATCGTCGCGGGCAGCGGCTACCACGAGTTCAAGCTGAACGTCAGCAACAAGGGCGAGAGCAGCTACAAGCGTGTCGACCTCGGCGTCTTCGCCGCTCAGATCGACGAGGACACGTGGAACGAGGTCACCGGCCACCTGTCCCTGCAGTACAAGGACCCCGAGTCCGGCAAGTGGACCGCCATCTCCCTCGACGAGAACGACGAGGGCGCCGGTTACCTCGGCTACACCGACGTCAAGGCGAAGGAGTCCTTCTCCATCGACCTGCGTCTGAGCGTCGACAAGTCCGCCCCGGCCGGCTTCGGCTACGCCATCAGCATCGGCATCTACGCCGACGACAAGGGCAACTGCGTCTTCTCCGACGACGAGTCCTACTACGAGTTCGACATCCTCGCCGCGGGCGCGAAGCCCGGTGACGTCGACGACGCCGAGCCGCAGGAGGGTGGCAAGAAGCCGCTGCCGTCCAAGAAGCCGGCCGGCAACACGGAGATCCAGCCGCAGGGCAACCTCGCCTCGACCGGTTCCAACTCCATGCTGCCGACCGTCGGCATCGCCGGTGGCATCGCCATCGTCGCCGGTGCCGGGGTCGTCTTCGCGATGAAGCGCCGCCGCAGCGGTGACGCCGCCGCGTAA